A stretch of the Bubalus kerabau isolate K-KA32 ecotype Philippines breed swamp buffalo chromosome 11, PCC_UOA_SB_1v2, whole genome shotgun sequence genome encodes the following:
- the GPR21 gene encoding probable G-protein coupled receptor 21 — protein MNSTLDGNQSSHSFCLLAFGYLETVNFCLLEVLIIVFLTVLIISGNIIVIFVFHCAPLLNHHTTSYFIQTMAYADLLVGVSCLVPSLSLLHHPLPVEESLTCQVFGFVVSVLKSVSMASLACISIDRYIAITKPLTYNTLVTPWRLRLCIFLIWLYSTLVFLPSFFHWGKPGYHGDVFQWCAESWHTDPYFTLFIVMMLYAPAALIVCFTYFNIFRICQQHTKEINERQARFSSQSGETGEVQACSDKRYAMVLFRITSVFYILWLPYIIYFLLESSTGHSNRFASFLTTWLAISNSFCNCVIYSLSNSVFQRGLKRLSGAMCTSCASQMVAKDPYTVRSKGPLNGFHV, from the coding sequence ATGAACTCTACCTTGGATGGTAATCAGAGCAGCCACTCtttttgccttttggcatttgGCTACTTGGAAACTGTCAATTTTTGCCTTTTGGAAGTATTGATTATTGTCTTTTTAACTGTGTTAATTATTTCTGGCAACATCATTGTGATTTTTGTATTTCACTGTGCACCTTTGTTGAACCACCATACTACAAGTTACTTTATCCAGACTATGGCATATGCTGACCTCTTGGTTGGAGTAAGCTGCCTGGTCCCTTCTTTATCACTCCTCCACCACCCGCTTCCAGTAGAGGAGTCCTTGACTTGCCAGGTATTTGGTTTTGTAGTATCAGTTCTGAAGAGTGTCTCCATGGCCTCTCTGGCCTGTATCAGCATTGATAGATATATTGCTATCACTAAACCTTTAACCTATAATACCCTGGTTACGCCCTGGAGACTACGTCTGTGTATTTTCCTGATTTGGCTATATTCCACCCTGGTCTTCCTGCCTTCCTTTTTCCACTGGGGCAAACCTGGATATCATGGAGATGTGTTTCAGTGGTGTGCAGAGTCCTGGCACACCGACCCCTACTTCACCCTGTTCATCGTGATGATGTTGTATGCCCCAGCAGCCCTCATTGTGTGCTTCACCTATTTCAACATCTTCCGCATCTGCCAACAGCACACAAAGGAAATCAACGAAAGGCAAGCCCGCTTCAGCAGCCAGAGTGGGGAGACTGGGGAGGTGCAGGCTTGTTCTGATAAGCGTTATGCCATGGTCCTATTCCGAATTACTAGTGTATTTTACATCCTCTGGTTGCCATACATCATCTACTTCTTATTGGAGAGCTCTACTGGCCACAGCAACCGCTTTGCATCCTTCTTGACCACCTGGCTTGCTATTAGTAATAGTTTCTGCAACTGTGTCATTTATAGTCTTTCCAACAGTGTCTTCCAAAGAGGCCTAAAGCGCCTATCAGGGGCCATGTGTACTTCTTGTGCAAGTCAGATGGTAGCTAAGGACCCTTACACAGTTCGGAGCAAAGGCCCTCTTAATGGATTTCATGTCTGA
- the LOC129623528 gene encoding protein mago nashi homolog, producing MSMASDFYLRYYVGHKGKFGHEFLEFEFRPDGKLRYANNSNYKNDVMIRKEAYVHKSVMEELKRIIDDSEITKEDDALWPPPDRVGRQELEIVIGDEHISFTTSKIGSLIDVNQSKDPEGLRVFYYLVQDLKCLVFSLIGLHFKIKPI from the coding sequence ATGTCTATGGCCAGCGATTTCTACCTGCGCTACTACGTAGGGCATAAGGGCAAGTTTGGACACGAGTTTCTGGAGTTTGAGTTTCGGCCGGACGGAAAACTTAGATATGCCAACAACAGCAATTATAAAAATGATGTCATGATCAGAAAGGAGGCTTATGTACACAAGAGTGTAATGGAAGAACTGAAGAGAATTATTGATGACAGTGAAATTACAAAAGAAGACGATGCTTTGTGGCCTCCCCCTGACAGGGTTGGCCGGCAGGAGCTTGAAATTGTAATTGGAGATGAACACATTTCTTTTACCACATCAAAAATAGGTTCTCTTATTGATGTCAATCAGTCAAAGGATCCTGAAGGCCTTCGAGTATTTTACTATTTGGTACAGGACCTGAAGTGTTTAGTGTTTAGTCTTATTGGATTACATTTCAAGATTAAACCAATCTAA